The Williamsoniiplasma somnilux genome includes a window with the following:
- the nrdF gene encoding class 1b ribonucleoside-diphosphate reductase subunit beta, with product MEDIKNIGKNQYYKESVSPLEFALNGFKGNIRSINWNVINDNKDLEVWNRITQNFWLPEKIPVSNDLTSWKTLTPNWQQLVTRTFTGLTLLDTVQATIGDTSQMQNSLTDHEQVIYTNFAFMVGVHARSYGTIFSTLCSSEQIEEAHAWVVQSKTLQERAKALIPYYVGNDPFKSKVAAALMPGFLLYGGFYLPFYLSSRAKMPNTSDIVRLILRDKVIHNYYSGYKYQQKLKALSPEKQEEMKKFVFDVMYELIDLEKKYLYELYEGFDIAEDAIKFSIYNAGKFLQNLGYDSPFTEEETTIKSEIFAQLSARADENHDFFSGNGSSYVMGVSEETEDDDWEF from the coding sequence ATGGAAGATATTAAAAATATCGGCAAAAATCAATATTATAAAGAATCAGTTTCACCACTAGAATTTGCTTTAAACGGGTTTAAGGGTAATATTCGTTCAATCAATTGAAATGTTATTAATGATAATAAGGATTTAGAAGTTTGAAATCGCATTACTCAGAATTTTTGATTACCAGAAAAAATTCCTGTTTCAAACGATTTAACATCATGAAAAACATTAACTCCTAATTGACAGCAATTAGTAACGAGAACCTTTACAGGTTTAACGCTTTTAGATACTGTTCAGGCAACAATTGGAGACACTAGCCAAATGCAAAACTCATTAACTGATCATGAACAAGTAATTTATACAAACTTTGCATTCATGGTGGGTGTTCATGCACGAAGTTATGGAACAATTTTTTCAACTTTATGTTCAAGCGAACAGATTGAAGAAGCTCATGCTTGAGTTGTGCAATCAAAAACCTTACAAGAACGTGCTAAGGCCTTAATTCCTTATTATGTGGGCAATGATCCCTTTAAATCTAAGGTTGCAGCAGCTTTAATGCCTGGGTTCTTGCTATATGGAGGATTTTATTTGCCTTTTTATTTATCTTCAAGAGCTAAAATGCCTAATACATCTGACATAGTGCGTTTAATTTTGAGAGATAAAGTTATTCATAATTATTATAGTGGTTATAAATACCAACAAAAATTAAAGGCACTGAGTCCTGAAAAACAAGAGGAAATGAAAAAATTTGTTTTTGATGTGATGTATGAATTAATAGATTTAGAAAAAAAATATTTATATGAATTATACGAAGGTTTCGATATTGCCGAAGATGCTATTAAATTCAGCATTTATAATGCAGGTAAATTTTTACAAAATTTAGGATATGATTCACCATTCACAGAAGAGGAAACAACAATAAAATCAGAAATTTTTGCTCAATTGTCAGCAAGAGCAGATGAAAATCATGATTTCTTTTCTGGAAATGGATCAAGTTATGTTATGGGTGTTAGTGAAGAAACTGAAGACGACGATTGAGAGTTTTAA
- the nrdI gene encoding class Ib ribonucleoside-diphosphate reductase assembly flavoprotein NrdI: MHKDLVRVNTEQIFLPTGEICVVYFSSTSNNTHRFIQKLNFTNFRIPCEIEEEISVNQDYVIVCPTYSGGGELTSGAVPKQVIKFLNNENNRKYCRGVIASGNTNFGDTFAIAGPILSKKLNVPLLYQFELLGTNQDVLSIQNIINNFWGVTKNETQ, from the coding sequence ATGCACAAAGACCTTGTTAGAGTAAATACTGAACAAATCTTTTTACCAACTGGAGAAATTTGCGTTGTTTATTTTTCTTCGACTTCAAATAACACACACCGTTTTATTCAAAAATTAAACTTTACCAATTTTCGCATTCCTTGCGAAATTGAAGAAGAAATATCTGTTAATCAAGATTATGTAATTGTTTGCCCAACTTATAGTGGTGGGGGCGAACTGACTAGTGGAGCTGTTCCTAAACAAGTAATTAAATTTTTAAATAATGAAAATAATCGTAAATATTGTCGTGGTGTTATTGCATCGGGAAATACCAATTTTGGTGACACCTTCGCAATTGCAGGACCTATTTTATCTAAAAAATTAAATGTACCATTGTTATATCAATTTGAACTCTTAGGAACAAATCAAGATGTTCTAAGCATTCAAAATATTATTAATAATTTCTGAGGAGTGACTAAAAATGAAACCCAATAA
- the nrdE gene encoding class 1b ribonucleoside-diphosphate reductase subunit alpha — MKPNNNNNNSLFANDDYINLNAKSKIFSGNSDNYHLDREAALLYRKNHIEPNTMKFDSFEQRINYLIKNEYYEADLIKKYNLDDLEKITNYALSFKHQFPSFMGILKFYNAYGLKTFDSQQYLEHYEDRVVMNAIFFADGNVEIAKKLVKELMTGRFQPATPTFLNAGKKQRGEYTSCYLLRVEDNMESIGRSITTSLQLSKRGGGVALCLTNLREFGAPIKHIENQATGIVPVMKLLEDSFSYANQLGQRQGAGAVYLSAHHPEILTFLDTKRENADEKIRIKSLSLGIVVPDITFELAKNNQEMALFSPYDVEKVYKKPLSDISITQEYENMVKNENIKKTYINARKLFQMIAELHFESGYPYLLFDDTVNNRNAHPNRIVMSNLCSEIAQPNTMSEMSDDLSYTKIGEDVCCNLGSLNIDKAMKSGSEFEEMIYNSIYALDHVSRKTDLRSAPSIEAGNKNNHAVGLGAMNLHGFLATNKINYNSPEAIDFTNIFFYTIAFYAFKASNGLAKIYGKFVNFDKTKFATGDYFDKYTKCSNDKWTIGTTRIQEIFKEYNVQVPTQEDWINLVEEIKKSGLANSHLLAVAPTGSISYLSSCTPSLQPVVSSVEVRKEGKLGRVYVPAYNINFDNMQYYAFGAYELGPNPIIDIVAAAQQHVDQAISLTLFMNDTATTRDLNKAYIRAFTKGCASIYYVRIRQEILEDSENYECDSCVI; from the coding sequence ATGAAACCCAATAATAACAATAATAATTCACTATTTGCCAATGATGATTACATTAATTTAAATGCTAAATCTAAAATTTTTTCAGGAAATAGTGATAATTATCACTTAGACCGTGAAGCGGCACTTTTATATCGTAAAAATCATATCGAACCAAATACAATGAAATTTGATTCCTTTGAACAGCGCATTAATTACTTAATTAAAAATGAGTATTATGAAGCTGATTTAATTAAGAAATATAATCTTGATGATTTAGAAAAAATAACAAATTATGCTTTAAGTTTTAAGCACCAATTTCCAAGTTTTATGGGAATTTTAAAATTTTACAACGCTTATGGTTTAAAAACTTTTGATAGCCAACAATATTTAGAACATTATGAAGATCGTGTAGTTATGAATGCAATTTTTTTTGCTGATGGTAATGTTGAAATTGCAAAAAAATTAGTTAAAGAATTAATGACAGGAAGATTTCAACCTGCAACCCCAACTTTTTTGAATGCTGGTAAAAAACAACGTGGAGAATATACAAGTTGTTATTTACTGCGTGTTGAAGATAACATGGAATCAATCGGAAGATCAATTACAACTTCCCTACAACTATCAAAACGTGGTGGAGGGGTTGCTTTATGTTTAACTAATTTACGAGAGTTTGGAGCTCCAATTAAACATATCGAAAATCAAGCTACCGGAATTGTGCCTGTAATGAAATTACTAGAAGATAGTTTTTCTTATGCAAACCAATTAGGTCAACGTCAAGGAGCAGGGGCTGTTTATTTATCAGCTCACCATCCTGAAATTTTAACTTTTTTAGATACTAAGCGCGAAAATGCAGATGAAAAAATTCGCATTAAATCATTATCATTAGGAATTGTCGTTCCAGATATTACTTTTGAATTAGCAAAAAACAACCAAGAAATGGCTTTGTTTAGTCCTTATGACGTTGAAAAAGTTTACAAAAAACCATTAAGTGATATTTCCATTACTCAAGAGTATGAAAATATGGTTAAAAACGAGAATATCAAAAAAACTTATATTAATGCTCGTAAATTATTTCAAATGATTGCTGAATTACATTTCGAAAGTGGATATCCTTATTTATTGTTTGATGATACTGTTAATAATCGTAATGCGCATCCAAATCGTATTGTGATGTCAAATTTGTGTAGTGAAATTGCTCAACCAAACACAATGAGCGAAATGAGCGATGACCTTAGTTACACTAAAATCGGAGAAGATGTTTGTTGTAATTTAGGAAGTTTAAATATTGATAAAGCAATGAAATCTGGAAGCGAATTTGAAGAAATGATTTACAATTCAATTTATGCTTTAGATCATGTCTCTAGAAAAACTGATTTACGTTCAGCACCAAGTATAGAAGCAGGAAATAAAAATAATCATGCTGTAGGTTTAGGAGCAATGAATCTGCATGGGTTTTTAGCAACAAATAAAATAAATTATAATTCTCCTGAAGCAATTGATTTCACTAATATCTTTTTTTACACAATTGCTTTTTATGCTTTTAAAGCTTCAAATGGTTTAGCTAAAATTTATGGTAAATTTGTAAATTTTGATAAAACCAAATTTGCAACAGGTGATTATTTTGATAAATATACAAAATGTTCAAATGACAAATGAACTATTGGGACAACTCGTATTCAAGAAATTTTTAAAGAATACAATGTTCAAGTTCCTACTCAAGAAGATTGAATTAATCTTGTTGAAGAAATCAAGAAATCAGGACTTGCTAATTCTCATTTACTAGCAGTAGCCCCAACTGGTTCGATTAGTTATTTATCAAGTTGTACACCAAGTTTACAACCTGTTGTCTCAAGTGTAGAAGTTCGTAAAGAAGGTAAATTAGGAAGAGTATATGTTCCTGCTTACAACATTAATTTTGACAATATGCAATATTATGCTTTTGGAGCATACGAATTAGGACCTAATCCAATAATTGACATTGTCGCAGCTGCTCAGCAACATGTTGATCAAGCTATTTCTTTAACATTATTTATGAACGACACTGCTACAACTCGTGATTTAAATAAAGCTTATATCCGTGCTTTTACTAAAGGTTGTGCATCAATTTATTATGTAAGAATTCGTCAAGAAATATTAGAAGATTCTGAAAATTATGAATGTGATTCTTGTGTTATCTAA
- the oppA gene encoding oligopeptide ABC transporter substrate-binding protein OppA has product MKKILLSLAAFAIVGSSAVSVVACGPVNFNSLLTRRESDNIFKGTFKAPMTYYSSATTMQSEDSAIISNLVDTLLAGDEHNNYQGDLADRWASNADSTKFYFHVRDEISDPGNVPTWVDINQNVIDKVDANDMLNTMRYIFNPNNMSQTTFAWSTIIKNGEKLSTAIDQLRTKDSGKYNAKFDQNAGTGDETQKTNANRNIDRFILAFNVTEELDAAREKALSSITDEELLVESQAEGKMMQIANKPNEFANNDMVVTEGQEKFDPNLVVHLQKPTPYFEGLAAFLAWAPIPDRAVQYYQDWSSAGYNYASKGFENILYSSAYVIENYEPTQTIRLTKNNNYFNKDNVFIDKAIYSYTGGTDVSKARMLFEAGDISEVTFSPSDAAGWSKYVGENTENPKFEGSHSVTKLNGTTFELLYNFNNTDEKYADANKALALNSVRQFLAYRMNRSYIAKYYSEAMDGGNKTSKLVRNIFTSKNTTTVDKQTNTDIDKTDKERASIKYDYVDYYNDIYSSQYNNIPSPEVHPSDDKGQYLTNLWSSLGDIKPTDEQINNWKAKFANLSDGIDAYLDNDLIGVQAFLIMDDQGNETVAEADKADLTNFIKHFGKYEYEDLKAKTELIISKIKRDLKAVLGKESVTIQWMTSGATATTVNLRVNDIIGAFVDTQKDFGIANPLNIVQTPTTDNSEFSKKQNEGAFSIMISGWSPDFADPANFLNTVTLGGSFDAFFGWSKLFKKGEGGKIDFISTDVNEQKAFMDLKNRFQQFSKLMVDGDNEGVLDTRANKLALAELSGVMRSQFLLPIYAPVADKTPSMTYVDVFTRSTQPSGQAVYRLIGVKMLSKLWNREEYNKAKTKFENEEFSYPASYPRGHNGKDKLGD; this is encoded by the coding sequence ATGAAAAAAATATTATTATCTTTGGCAGCTTTTGCCATCGTAGGTTCTAGTGCAGTATCGGTTGTGGCTTGTGGTCCTGTAAATTTCAATTCCTTATTAACAAGACGAGAAAGTGATAATATCTTTAAAGGAACTTTTAAAGCACCGATGACATATTATTCAAGTGCAACTACAATGCAAAGTGAAGATTCGGCAATTATATCTAATTTAGTGGATACCTTATTAGCCGGAGATGAACATAACAATTATCAAGGAGATTTAGCAGATCGTTGAGCAAGTAATGCAGATTCAACTAAATTTTATTTTCATGTTCGTGACGAAATATCTGATCCTGGTAATGTGCCAACTTGAGTTGATATTAATCAAAATGTGATTGATAAAGTTGATGCTAATGACATGCTTAATACAATGCGTTATATTTTTAATCCGAATAATATGTCGCAAACAACTTTTGCTTGAAGTACTATTATAAAAAATGGTGAAAAACTAAGCACCGCCATTGATCAATTAAGAACAAAAGATAGTGGAAAGTACAATGCAAAATTTGACCAAAATGCAGGAACTGGTGATGAAACTCAAAAAACAAATGCAAATCGTAATATTGACAGATTCATTTTAGCATTTAATGTAACAGAAGAATTAGACGCAGCAAGAGAAAAAGCGCTTTCTAGTATAACAGATGAAGAATTATTAGTTGAATCTCAAGCAGAAGGTAAAATGATGCAAATTGCTAATAAACCAAATGAGTTCGCTAATAATGATATGGTGGTAACGGAAGGTCAAGAAAAATTTGATCCAAATTTAGTTGTTCACTTGCAAAAACCAACTCCTTACTTTGAAGGTTTGGCGGCTTTTCTAGCGTGAGCTCCTATCCCTGATAGAGCAGTGCAATATTATCAAGATTGAAGTTCGGCTGGTTATAACTATGCATCAAAAGGTTTTGAAAATATTTTATATTCATCAGCATATGTAATTGAAAATTACGAACCAACGCAAACCATTAGATTAACTAAAAATAATAATTACTTTAATAAAGATAATGTCTTTATTGACAAGGCTATTTATTCATACACAGGTGGAACTGATGTTTCTAAAGCAAGAATGTTATTTGAAGCAGGAGATATTAGTGAGGTTACTTTCTCACCGAGTGATGCTGCTGGATGAAGCAAATATGTTGGTGAAAACACTGAAAATCCTAAATTTGAAGGATCACATTCAGTTACAAAATTAAATGGAACAACTTTCGAACTTTTATATAACTTTAATAATACAGATGAAAAATATGCTGATGCAAATAAAGCTTTGGCTTTAAATTCAGTAAGACAATTTTTGGCTTATAGAATGAATCGTTCTTACATTGCTAAATATTACTCTGAAGCAATGGATGGCGGAAATAAAACTTCAAAATTAGTGAGAAATATTTTTACTTCAAAAAATACAACCACTGTAGACAAACAAACAAACACTGATATTGATAAAACAGACAAAGAAAGAGCAAGCATAAAATATGATTATGTTGATTACTACAATGATATTTATTCAAGTCAATATAATAATATACCGTCTCCAGAAGTGCACCCTTCAGATGACAAGGGGCAATATTTAACCAATCTTTGATCTTCTTTAGGAGACATCAAACCAACAGATGAACAAATTAATAATTGAAAAGCAAAATTTGCTAATCTCTCTGATGGAATTGATGCTTACTTAGATAACGATTTAATTGGTGTGCAAGCTTTTTTAATTATGGATGATCAAGGTAATGAAACGGTGGCAGAAGCTGATAAAGCTGATTTAACGAATTTTATTAAACACTTTGGCAAATATGAATATGAAGATTTAAAAGCTAAAACAGAATTAATTATTAGTAAGATTAAAAGAGATTTAAAAGCAGTACTTGGTAAAGAATCTGTGACAATTCAATGAATGACAAGCGGAGCAACAGCAACCACTGTAAATTTACGTGTCAATGACATTATTGGAGCTTTTGTTGATACTCAAAAAGATTTTGGTATTGCAAATCCATTGAACATTGTGCAAACCCCAACTACTGATAATTCTGAATTTTCTAAAAAACAAAATGAAGGTGCATTTAGCATTATGATATCAGGATGATCTCCAGATTTTGCTGATCCTGCTAACTTCTTGAATACTGTTACTCTTGGAGGATCGTTTGATGCATTCTTTGGTTGATCAAAACTATTTAAAAAAGGCGAAGGTGGGAAAATAGATTTTATTTCTACAGATGTTAATGAACAAAAAGCATTTATGGATTTAAAAAATCGTTTTCAACAGTTTAGTAAATTAATGGTTGATGGAGATAATGAGGGGGTTTTAGATACTAGAGCAAATAAATTAGCATTGGCTGAATTATCTGGTGTTATGAGATCACAATTCTTATTACCAATTTATGCTCCAGTAGCTGACAAAACTCCTTCGATGACCTATGTTGATGTATTTACACGTTCAACTCAACCATCAGGACAAGCCGTTTATCGTTTAATAGGGGTAAAGATGCTATCAAAACTTTGAAATAGAGAAGAATACAACAAAGCTAAAACTAAGTTTGAAAATGAAGAATTTAGTTATCCTGCTTCTTACCCACGTGGGCACAATGGTAAAGATAAATTAGGTGATTAA
- a CDS encoding DNA translocase FtsK → MIKESKNSKNLNSENKIEGKVYANYDFNEERTIAFETKKKKYKQDSIAWMIWGLVLFFFTIFSAGRITVVGQFFDDSIFNLIFGWFKFPIYLLLFFVDICIYSGIRFKFKKRFLGMIVLTSLLLMWIISLSLMLNIYVNKIVVDNITFDKLWSNSAFSDTFNIYWKNWLQNSIYGSNYGIDKMDFLMSSKGYFNLYAGGGAFGSILTGLSLYLSIPGAYVFWTLIAFFNTSWIFTGSMFFFLKPKAKRKGKALRILSLKNRNNPNLKNQENIKIETKDSMWKSLNVFGKESEDAIAQSDLTIKMPSYNRHQVEELKDSNDSLKFLEDALNVPHKLNLDDDIFLKENINSLENLEQNNNFFKSRRQRDQLKTNEISATNELFNKKNDVFEILNDQPQNGNFGDIDPNLARKLFEQEQNVTPFGPNKKIDKEIDSNFEDFMATSEIAVAETIEDQDILSDTNFFEELFEDDKILSSEKKEINQKTLNIIVEQPEINENLSFDTKPVISKPIININYLLPKLNILTKIPKDWEKERLNKENANLKALAIDEVFNQFKIKAKVINTIIGPTVTKFEIQPEPGTKVNSITALENDLKLALASQNIRLEAPIQGKNLVGIEIANGNAEIVSMREIIESIPEEQNEAKLLFVLGKNVLGEPLTAELNKMPHLLVAGSTGSGKSVMINALIVSILLRAKPHEVKFLMIDPKKVELSIYSNLPHMLCPVISDMREASQALKMIVAEMERRYELFAKQGSRNIEGYNKKNEEKDRLPFFVVIIDELADLMMTGDRKSVEESIMRITQMARAAGIHLVVATQRPSVDVITGTIKTNIPTRIAFAVTTGTDSRTILDSIGAEKLIGRGDMLFMPPGSSELIRAQGAYLSDEEIENIVDYVKNQDIVNYDPTFININKKNSNIVFENSNIGDELYEQVKQYVIIHQKASTSFLQRKFGLGHNRAANLIDLLEANGIIGPFNGAKPREVLIKPNNEWEAS, encoded by the coding sequence ATGATTAAAGAATCAAAAAATTCAAAAAACTTAAATAGTGAAAACAAAATTGAAGGCAAAGTTTATGCTAATTATGATTTTAATGAAGAAAGAACTATTGCTTTTGAAACTAAAAAGAAAAAATATAAACAAGATTCGATCGCTTGAATGATTTGGGGTCTTGTCTTATTTTTCTTTACAATTTTTTCAGCGGGAAGAATAACCGTTGTTGGTCAGTTTTTTGATGATTCAATTTTTAATTTAATTTTTGGATGATTCAAATTTCCAATTTATCTTTTACTTTTTTTTGTAGATATTTGTATTTATTCGGGTATTCGTTTTAAGTTTAAAAAACGTTTTTTAGGAATGATTGTTTTAACATCACTTCTATTAATGTGAATTATTTCATTATCATTAATGTTAAATATATATGTGAATAAAATTGTTGTTGACAATATTACTTTTGACAAATTGTGATCCAATTCAGCCTTTAGTGATACTTTCAATATTTATTGAAAAAATTGATTGCAAAATTCTATATATGGCTCAAATTATGGAATTGATAAAATGGACTTTTTAATGAGCTCTAAAGGATATTTTAATTTATATGCTGGAGGTGGAGCATTCGGAAGCATTTTGACAGGTCTTTCGCTTTATTTATCAATTCCTGGTGCCTATGTATTTTGAACTTTAATTGCCTTTTTTAATACATCTTGAATTTTTACTGGTAGCATGTTTTTCTTTTTGAAACCTAAAGCAAAAAGAAAAGGTAAGGCATTAAGAATATTATCGTTAAAAAATCGAAATAATCCTAATCTAAAAAATCAAGAAAACATCAAAATCGAAACCAAAGATAGCATGTGAAAATCTCTTAACGTTTTTGGAAAAGAATCTGAAGATGCAATTGCACAATCAGATTTAACAATTAAAATGCCATCATATAATCGTCATCAAGTTGAAGAATTAAAAGACTCAAATGATAGTTTAAAATTTTTGGAAGATGCCTTAAATGTTCCACACAAACTTAATCTTGATGACGACATTTTTTTAAAAGAAAACATTAATTCATTAGAAAATTTGGAACAAAACAACAATTTTTTCAAATCTAGAAGACAAAGAGATCAACTAAAAACTAATGAAATAAGTGCAACAAATGAACTATTCAATAAAAAGAACGATGTTTTTGAAATTTTAAACGATCAACCCCAAAACGGTAATTTTGGAGATATTGATCCTAATTTGGCGAGAAAATTGTTTGAACAGGAACAAAACGTTACTCCTTTTGGACCAAACAAAAAGATTGATAAAGAAATTGATTCAAATTTTGAAGATTTTATGGCAACATCAGAAATAGCTGTGGCAGAAACTATTGAAGATCAAGACATTTTATCGGATACTAATTTTTTTGAAGAACTTTTTGAAGATGACAAAATTTTAAGTAGTGAAAAAAAAGAAATTAATCAAAAAACTCTAAATATAATTGTTGAGCAACCGGAAATTAATGAAAATTTATCTTTTGATACTAAGCCAGTTATTTCAAAACCAATAATTAACATTAATTATCTTTTACCAAAATTAAATATTCTTACCAAAATTCCAAAAGATTGAGAAAAAGAACGTTTAAATAAAGAGAATGCTAATTTAAAAGCTTTAGCAATTGATGAAGTGTTTAATCAATTTAAAATCAAAGCAAAAGTTATTAATACTATAATTGGTCCAACGGTTACTAAATTTGAAATTCAACCAGAACCAGGGACAAAAGTAAATAGTATCACAGCTTTAGAAAATGATTTGAAATTAGCATTGGCTTCACAAAATATACGTTTAGAAGCGCCAATACAAGGCAAAAATTTAGTGGGTATTGAAATAGCTAATGGTAACGCCGAAATTGTTTCTATGCGCGAAATTATTGAATCAATTCCCGAAGAGCAAAACGAAGCTAAACTTTTATTTGTCTTAGGTAAAAACGTCTTAGGCGAACCTTTGACAGCAGAATTGAATAAAATGCCACATTTATTAGTAGCTGGTTCTACTGGTTCAGGTAAATCGGTAATGATTAATGCTTTGATTGTTTCGATATTATTAAGAGCAAAACCACATGAAGTTAAATTTTTAATGATTGATCCTAAAAAAGTTGAATTATCAATTTATTCAAATTTGCCACATATGTTATGTCCGGTAATTTCTGATATGCGAGAAGCATCACAAGCTTTAAAAATGATTGTTGCCGAAATGGAAAGAAGATATGAATTATTTGCTAAACAAGGGTCAAGAAATATTGAAGGTTATAACAAAAAGAATGAGGAAAAGGATCGATTACCTTTCTTTGTTGTCATAATTGATGAATTGGCTGATTTAATGATGACTGGAGATCGTAAAAGTGTCGAAGAATCAATAATGAGAATCACGCAAATGGCTAGAGCTGCTGGAATTCACTTGGTAGTTGCAACACAAAGACCAAGTGTGGATGTTATTACCGGTACAATTAAAACAAATATACCAACAAGAATTGCTTTTGCAGTAACTACAGGAACAGATTCAAGAACAATTCTTGATTCCATTGGTGCTGAAAAATTAATTGGTCGTGGAGATATGTTGTTTATGCCACCTGGTTCTTCAGAATTAATTAGAGCTCAAGGTGCTTATTTAAGTGATGAAGAAATAGAAAATATTGTTGATTATGTTAAAAATCAAGACATTGTTAATTATGATCCGACTTTCATTAATATAAATAAAAAGAATTCAAATATAGTATTTGAAAACAGTAATATTGGTGATGAATTATATGAACAAGTTAAACAATATGTAATTATTCATCAAAAAGCTTCAACATCTTTCTTACAAAGAAAATTTGGTTTAGGTCATAATCGTGCAGCCAACTTAATTGATCTTTTAGAAGCTAACGGTATTATCGGACCTTTTAACGGAGCAAAACCAAGAGAAGTATTAATTAAACCAAATAATGAATGAGAAGCATCGTAG